The genomic region AGCATATTTTTCGCGGAACCCGGAAACTTGACAGCCTGTATCGGACGTTTACTCCACAGATGAATGAGGCGTTTCGGGAGACCGGCAAGTGGTCGCTGATTCAGGAGATCGTCGATTCGGTGGATACGCTGGACGCGGGCTTCAGGCGGCAAAATAGTCGCCCGGTCCCTAAAAAGCGGCGATTCAGCCAACAATCGCTACCCAATAATGCTTATTTTATCGCATATTCGACCTACCGGCAGCAGCAGAATCGCTTTCGGGAGGAATTCGAAAAAAGGTTTAGATCGAATTTCAAGAACTATTTAACATACCTGAAGAAGACGTATCCGTCGTTATAACTTTCGACCTTCGTCTGACGAGTGGCTATGAGAAAAGTAATTGCCATCCTGTTTTTTCTGGGAGCCGTAACGCTGGCGAATACGGCCTTTGCGCCGCAGCATACCTACCGCCGGGTAGTGAACAACAGCTTCGGACCGGGCGAACACCTGGAATACAAAGTGCATTACGGCTTTCTGAATGCCGCCGAAGCGACCGTTGATGTGGCTCCCTCGTTTTATAAGGTCAACGAACGCCCCTGCTACCGGGTGAACGTCTACGGCCGCACCGTCGGGGCCTTCGACCTCGTGACGCGCATCCGCGACACCTGGCGTTCGTACATCGATACGTCGGCCATTCTGCCCCAGAAGTTCTACGTCAACATTCAGGAAGGCAACCACCGCAAGGAGGAGAACATTACTTTCAACCACGGCACCAATACCGTCCGGGCGGAGGAACGCACGGAGAAAAATACTTTCCGGGTACCCGAAAACGTCCACGACGTAATCAGCGGCTACTATTTCCTGCGCACCATCGAGTTCAACCGCCTGTCGGTCGGCCAGACGGTCGAAGTGCCGGCTTTTTTCGACGACGAGATTTACAACATGAAGGTCCGGTACCGGGGCAAAGACGTTATTAAAACCAAATTCGGCCGCATCAACGTCATCAAGCTGAACCCGATCATGCCGCCCAACAAGCTTTTCAAAGGCGAAGATGCCATCCGCATCTGGGTCTCCGACGATGTCAATAAAGTGCCCGTCAAGGTGGAAGTCGACCTCTGGGTTGGGGCGATGGAAATGGACATCAAAAAGCACAAGGGCCTGCGCAGCGATCTAAAATTTTATTAATTCTTTCCGTGCCCCGACTTTCGGGGCACGGTCGTTTACAGGCTGGCTAACTCCGTCGCAGCCGGGCCAGCAGACGGCCCACCGCCCAGGCTCCCCGCTCCCAGCGCACCTCCGAATACGGCCTAGTTTCGCCGCCGAAACTCCCGTAATACGCCTGCACCGTTTCGGCC from Tellurirhabdus rosea harbors:
- a CDS encoding DUF3108 domain-containing protein, which encodes MRKVIAILFFLGAVTLANTAFAPQHTYRRVVNNSFGPGEHLEYKVHYGFLNAAEATVDVAPSFYKVNERPCYRVNVYGRTVGAFDLVTRIRDTWRSYIDTSAILPQKFYVNIQEGNHRKEENITFNHGTNTVRAEERTEKNTFRVPENVHDVISGYYFLRTIEFNRLSVGQTVEVPAFFDDEIYNMKVRYRGKDVIKTKFGRINVIKLNPIMPPNKLFKGEDAIRIWVSDDVNKVPVKVEVDLWVGAMEMDIKKHKGLRSDLKFY